Part of the Candidatus Vogelbacteria bacterium genome, AGTATCGTGCAAAATTTTAATTAACGGACTAGCTGAGTTGGTCGTACAGGAAGCATTGGAAGAAATCTGACAAGTCGCCAACATCTCATCGTTAATACCCATCAGCACTGTCCCTCCAGTAATCCCCGGTACCGGTTCACCCTTGATCGGAGCTGACACTACCACCTTGCGGGCCCCAGCATCAATATGAAGTTTGGCTTTGTCGTAACTTTCAAAAAAACCAGTTGATTCGACAACCACGTCCACTCCCAGTTCTGCCCACGGCAATTTGGCTGGATCTTTTTCTTGAATAAATTTTATTGACTGACCATTAACCACCAGTGATCCGTTGTCAGTTTTGACGTCGAGTCCGGATTTACCGTAAGCACTATCATACCGTAAGAGATAAGCTAAGTTTTCTAAATCACCCAAATCATTAGCCGCGACAATTTTAATATCTGGATTAGTAATAGCTACTTTCAAAAAAGCTCGCCCGATTCGCCCCAAACCATTGATGGCTACTTTAGTTGTCATATATAAAAGATTATATCACTTATGATAATTTTTCTTTAAACATTTTAGTGAGGACTGCTGGATTAGCCGAACCTTTAGATAATTTCATGGCTTGGCCAATTAAGAATTGAATTAAGCGTTCGTTGCCGGCTTTGTAGTCCTCTACTACTTTTGGATTTTCAGTGATTACTTGATCAACAATAGCCGCCAAAGCCCCTTCGTCACTTTTTTGGAAGAGACCTTTGCTTTCGGCAATCGCTTTTGGATTACCACCTTCAGTGACAAGAACCGCCAAGATATCTTTGGCGCCACGAGAAGAAATCTCGCCACCTTCGGCCATATTTATTAGCTCAGCAAAACTGGTCGGTTCCGGCATTTTGATCTCAGACATATTCTTTCGTAGACCAGCCAAATCTGAGGTTAAGTAGTTGGCAGTCAATTGGGCAAATTTTTTATCAGACAAAACCTTCATAGTGTCTTCAAATAAAGCGCCGACGATCCGATCACTGACAAAAATTTCAATATCAGATTGTTTAATACCAAATTCATCGGCCAGTCGTTTTCTTTTTTGCCACGGCAGTTCCGGTAAATCAAAGTTCTGTAATTCGGGTATTTGGCTGACATACAATTTTGGTAAATCTGGATCTGGGAAATAGCGATAGTCATGTGACGACTCTTTTTTTCGCTGACTAAAAGTCTTGCCGGCGTTTTCATCCCACCCGCGAGTTTCTTGAACCACTCGATCACCATGCTCCACCAATTCTTGCTGACGCTTGAGTTCAAAGTCGATCGCTTTTTCCATACCAGAAATAGTATTGAGATTTTTAACCTCAACTTTCGTACCCATATTTAAAGAAATATTCGCTTCCACCCGCATCTCTCCCTTCTCCATATTAGCTTCAGAAATATGTAAATATTCAGGACCGATCAAGAGTTGTAATTCACGCGCAAAATCCCCCGCTTGTTTAGACGAGGTAATCACCGGTTCAGTTACCAGTTCCATCAGTGGCACTCCCGCACGATTGTAATCAATCAGACTATCATTGCCGACGTGTTGCGACCGAGCGGTGTCTTCTTCCAGGTGAACACGGGTAATATCAACACCAGCCAAAGTACCCCCTTCAACCAGTGGAAATTTATACTGACTGATTTGATAACCTTTGGGAATATCTGGATAAAAATAGTTCTTTCGATCCCACTCAGTGAAGTCGGCTAGTTTGGAACCAAGTGCTTTACCCACCCGTAAAACATGTTTAATAGCCTCTAGGTTGAGAACCGGCAACGTCCCAGGGTGAGCCATACAAACTGGGCAAATATTAACATTTGGTCGGGTCTCGTCAGTATTATTGAGACAACGACAAAACATCTTGGTTTTGGTCTTTAGTTCAACATGTATTTCTAAGCCAATCGTTGGTTTGTATTCCATAATAACGGGATTATAGCATATACCGCACCTCTTCTTCGAGTTCGATCCCAAACTGCTTTTTGACCTTAGTTTTCAGTTTTTTAGCTAAACTGATGACGTCTTTATAAGTACCGGTGCCGTCGTTG contains:
- the gap gene encoding type I glyceraldehyde-3-phosphate dehydrogenase translates to MTTKVAINGLGRIGRAFLKVAITNPDIKIVAANDLGDLENLAYLLRYDSAYGKSGLDVKTDNGSLVVNGQSIKFIQEKDPAKLPWAELGVDVVVESTGFFESYDKAKLHIDAGARKVVVSAPIKGEPVPGITGGTVLMGINDEMLATCQISSNASCTTNSASPLIKILHDTIGIDKAVLNTIHAYTASQKLVDSPDAGDFRRGRAAAQNIVPSTTGAAIAVTKVIPELAGKFDGIALRVPVITGSLVDVTFIAKRNTTVEEVNEILKEGAANPRWSKVFAVTEEPLVSSDIIGESHASLADLAFTKVVGGNLVKVLAWYDNEMGYTHTLVDHVIKTGGV
- the gatB gene encoding Asp-tRNA(Asn)/Glu-tRNA(Gln) amidotransferase subunit GatB, with product MEYKPTIGLEIHVELKTKTKMFCRCLNNTDETRPNVNICPVCMAHPGTLPVLNLEAIKHVLRVGKALGSKLADFTEWDRKNYFYPDIPKGYQISQYKFPLVEGGTLAGVDITRVHLEEDTARSQHVGNDSLIDYNRAGVPLMELVTEPVITSSKQAGDFARELQLLIGPEYLHISEANMEKGEMRVEANISLNMGTKVEVKNLNTISGMEKAIDFELKRQQELVEHGDRVVQETRGWDENAGKTFSQRKKESSHDYRYFPDPDLPKLYVSQIPELQNFDLPELPWQKRKRLADEFGIKQSDIEIFVSDRIVGALFEDTMKVLSDKKFAQLTANYLTSDLAGLRKNMSEIKMPEPTSFAELINMAEGGEISSRGAKDILAVLVTEGGNPKAIAESKGLFQKSDEGALAAIVDQVITENPKVVEDYKAGNERLIQFLIGQAMKLSKGSANPAVLTKMFKEKLS